A single window of Synechococcus sp. CBW1004 DNA harbors:
- the cbiT gene encoding precorrin-6Y C5,15-methyltransferase subunit CbiT, translated as MTSLVPQPSDAGHSARPGELPRPEHEAYHWDFVTPGLPDGAFEDAPGFTPTPMELRVMLLAHLRPRPDSLVWDIGGGTGALALEIARLMPSGQVHTLERDPDAVELLERNRRRFAITNLHSHQGRAPADLDQLPPHPDRVLLEVGRPLVDVLRAVWQALRPEGRLVISTVSLEGLVDASDTLAQLGARDVQVVQATVHRMQRRGSQAKLAAAEPLFVIAAER; from the coding sequence ATGACCTCCCTCGTCCCCCAGCCCTCTGATGCCGGCCACTCCGCCCGGCCCGGGGAGCTGCCGCGCCCGGAGCACGAGGCCTACCACTGGGATTTCGTCACGCCGGGGCTGCCGGACGGTGCCTTTGAGGACGCCCCCGGCTTCACGCCGACGCCGATGGAGCTGCGGGTGATGCTGCTGGCCCATCTGCGGCCGCGGCCCGATTCGCTGGTGTGGGACATCGGCGGCGGGACAGGTGCTCTGGCGCTGGAGATCGCCCGGCTGATGCCCTCCGGGCAGGTGCACACCCTGGAACGGGACCCGGACGCGGTGGAACTGCTGGAGCGCAACCGCCGCCGGTTCGCGATCACGAACCTGCACAGCCATCAGGGCCGTGCTCCGGCGGATCTCGATCAGCTGCCGCCACACCCCGACCGGGTGCTGCTGGAGGTGGGCCGGCCCCTGGTGGATGTGCTGCGGGCGGTGTGGCAGGCCCTGCGGCCGGAGGGGCGCCTGGTGATCAGCACCGTCAGCCTGGAGGGTCTGGTGGATGCCAGCGACACGCTCGCCCAGCTCGGCGCCCGTGACGTGCAGGTGGTGCAGGCCACCGTCCACCGCATGCAGCGGCGCGGCAGTCAGGCCAAGCTGGCCGCGGCTGAGCCGCTGTTCGTGATCGCAGCGGAACGCTGA
- the malQ gene encoding 4-alpha-glucanotransferase, with translation MSSPSRSSGVLLHPTALPGNGPCGSLGAEARAWIDLLISAGIGVWQVLPLAPTDGTGSPYSSPSGSALNPWLIDADDLLAEGLISADDHAALPCTHGGRLEPALATQRSAAIGAALGRQWSRQSSAMRERFEHWRRSQRNWLDDHCQFMVLRALQEGRPWWEWPGPLAQRQQRALRQLQQHHGDELLQEALLQWQLQEQWERLQRRAHAGGLRLVGDLPFYVAHDSVDVWCRRGLFSVRLDGSLSEQSGVPPDYFAETGQLWGTPVYHWWRHRLSGFRWWLQRLERQLDLFDLLRLDHFRALEAYWSVPGGAATAEHGQWCPSPGRSLLNRLRRLCRRQGRLVEGQLPLIAEDLGVITPEVEALRDRFALPGMKILQFAFDGATDNPYLPANFVGDRWVVYTGTHDNATTLGWWRQLDPDSRGRVRQAVGAEVHSPGWQLLELALGSRAELVVVPLQDLLELGDEARFNTPGTASGNWSWRLDQPVASLHDKLQGLGAMSARHGRGGAATGS, from the coding sequence GTGAGTTCCCCATCCCGCAGCAGCGGTGTTCTGCTTCATCCCACCGCCCTGCCGGGCAACGGCCCCTGCGGCAGCCTCGGAGCCGAGGCGCGGGCCTGGATCGATCTGCTCATCTCGGCGGGGATCGGGGTGTGGCAGGTGCTGCCGCTGGCCCCCACCGATGGCACCGGTTCCCCCTACAGCTCTCCGAGCGGATCGGCCCTCAACCCCTGGCTGATCGATGCCGATGACCTGCTGGCGGAAGGCCTGATCAGCGCCGACGACCACGCCGCCCTGCCCTGCACCCATGGCGGCAGGCTCGAACCGGCCCTGGCGACCCAGCGGTCGGCGGCGATCGGCGCCGCACTGGGACGGCAGTGGTCCCGCCAGAGCAGTGCCATGCGGGAGCGATTCGAGCACTGGCGCCGCAGCCAGCGGAACTGGCTCGACGACCACTGTCAGTTCATGGTGCTGCGAGCCCTGCAGGAGGGGCGGCCCTGGTGGGAGTGGCCGGGCCCGCTGGCGCAGCGACAGCAGCGGGCACTCCGGCAACTGCAGCAGCACCACGGCGACGAGCTCCTGCAGGAAGCCCTGCTGCAGTGGCAACTGCAGGAGCAGTGGGAGAGGCTGCAGCGGCGCGCCCATGCGGGCGGCCTGCGCCTGGTGGGGGATCTTCCCTTCTATGTGGCCCACGACAGCGTCGACGTCTGGTGCCGTCGCGGCCTCTTCTCGGTGCGACTGGACGGCAGCCTCAGCGAGCAGAGCGGGGTGCCGCCCGACTACTTCGCGGAGACGGGACAGCTCTGGGGCACCCCGGTGTACCACTGGTGGCGCCATCGTCTGAGCGGCTTCCGCTGGTGGCTGCAGCGCCTGGAGCGGCAGCTGGATCTGTTCGACCTGCTGCGACTCGACCATTTCCGCGCCCTGGAGGCCTACTGGAGCGTTCCGGGCGGAGCGGCCACCGCCGAGCATGGACAGTGGTGCCCCTCCCCCGGCCGCAGCCTGCTGAACCGGCTGCGACGCCTCTGCCGCAGGCAGGGACGGCTGGTGGAAGGCCAGCTGCCGCTGATCGCCGAGGACCTCGGCGTGATCACCCCAGAGGTGGAGGCCCTGCGCGACCGCTTCGCCCTGCCGGGCATGAAGATCCTTCAGTTCGCCTTCGATGGCGCCACCGACAATCCCTACCTGCCGGCCAACTTCGTGGGAGATCGCTGGGTCGTCTACACCGGCACCCACGACAACGCCACCACCCTTGGTTGGTGGCGGCAGCTTGATCCCGACAGCCGTGGGCGGGTGCGCCAGGCCGTCGGCGCGGAGGTGCACTCCCCGGGCTGGCAACTCCTGGAGCTCGCCCTGGGCTCACGGGCGGAGCTGGTGGTGGTGCCGCTCCAGGATCTGCTCGAACTGGGCGACGAGGCCCGCTTCAACACCCCCGGCACCGCCTCTGGCAACTGGAGCTGGCGCCTGGATCAGCCCGTGGCCTCCCTGCACGACAAACTGCAAGGGCTCGGCGCGATGTCGGCCCGTCACGGGCGCGGCGGCGCAGCGACCGGGTCCTGA
- a CDS encoding pseudouridine synthase, which translates to MARERLQKLMAAAGFCSRRRGEELLRQGRVRVNGQPASLGDQADAARDRIEVDGRPLQAAPPSLTLLLNKPVGVLCTCHDPRGRPTVLDLLPPPLRRGQGLHPVGRLDADSRGALLLSNDGDLTLRLTHPRYGHRRTYRVWVRGVPDGAALQRWRAGVPLDGEPSQPVGLRLLQRDGEAALLELQMGEGRNRQIRRTAALLGHPVLDLQRTAIGPWSLGELPEGRWRRLQPDELSALADLAAQPPAGRRPSPFEDEDRPRAMPPLASQDLTDTLLS; encoded by the coding sequence ATGGCCCGGGAACGACTGCAGAAACTGATGGCGGCCGCGGGCTTCTGCTCCCGGCGGCGCGGCGAGGAACTGCTTCGCCAGGGACGCGTGCGCGTCAACGGTCAGCCCGCCTCGCTGGGCGATCAGGCCGACGCTGCCCGCGACAGGATCGAGGTGGACGGTCGACCCCTGCAGGCGGCGCCCCCCTCCCTCACCCTGCTGCTCAACAAGCCGGTGGGCGTGCTGTGCACTTGCCACGATCCGCGTGGCCGTCCCACGGTGCTCGATCTGCTGCCCCCTCCCCTGCGCCGCGGCCAGGGACTCCACCCTGTGGGCCGGCTCGATGCCGACAGCCGGGGCGCGTTGCTGCTCAGCAACGACGGCGATCTCACCCTGCGTCTGACGCACCCGCGCTACGGCCATCGCCGCACTTACCGGGTGTGGGTTCGTGGTGTCCCTGATGGTGCCGCCCTGCAGCGCTGGCGGGCCGGCGTTCCGCTGGATGGGGAACCCAGTCAGCCGGTGGGGCTGCGGCTGCTGCAGCGCGACGGCGAGGCCGCTCTGCTGGAACTGCAGATGGGAGAGGGGCGAAACCGCCAGATCCGCCGCACGGCAGCCCTGCTCGGCCACCCGGTGCTGGATCTGCAGCGCACGGCCATCGGCCCCTGGTCGCTGGGGGAGCTGCCCGAGGGGCGCTGGCGACGCCTTCAGCCCGATGAACTGAGTGCCCTCGCTGATCTCGCCGCGCAGCCGCCGGCTGGCCGGCGGCCCTCACCGTTCGAGGACGAAGACCGCCCGCGGGCGATGCCGCCCCTTGCCAGTCAGGATCTGACGGACACCCTTCTGTCGTGA
- a CDS encoding phosphatidate cytidylyltransferase, with product MSSRPRAATSLSRLASGWAAGGFGAVVVLLGGWWFTVAVGVIVHLGLLEFFRMAQFKGMRPATKTTLVAVQLLLFTTQAAGSHGLLASGGMAGDVAAAVLPASGAVICGWLLLQPRTGTIADIAASIFGLFYLGFLPSHWIKLRDLADPSLAPHLSGEVALLGLPWSSGLALTLLACFLIVATDIGSYVIGRRLGRHPLSPISPGKTIEGALGGLACAMAVGALGGLWLGWRWGALLGGLLGVVVALFALVGDLTESMMKRDAGLKDSGDVIPGHGGVLDRIDSYLFVPAVVYSLVTLVLPIVQGG from the coding sequence TTGTCGTCCCGTCCCCGCGCCGCCACCTCCCTCTCCCGACTGGCCAGCGGCTGGGCCGCCGGCGGCTTCGGGGCCGTGGTGGTGCTGCTGGGCGGCTGGTGGTTCACCGTCGCGGTGGGCGTGATCGTGCATCTGGGCCTGCTGGAGTTCTTCCGCATGGCCCAGTTCAAAGGCATGCGGCCCGCCACCAAGACCACCCTGGTGGCGGTGCAGCTGCTGCTGTTCACCACCCAGGCCGCCGGCAGCCACGGCCTGCTGGCTTCCGGGGGGATGGCCGGCGATGTGGCGGCGGCGGTGCTGCCGGCCTCCGGCGCGGTGATCTGCGGCTGGCTCCTGCTGCAGCCCCGCACCGGCACGATCGCCGACATCGCCGCCTCGATCTTCGGGCTCTTCTATCTGGGCTTCCTGCCCAGCCACTGGATCAAGCTGCGCGACCTGGCCGATCCCTCACTGGCGCCCCATCTCTCCGGGGAGGTGGCACTGCTGGGACTGCCCTGGAGCTCCGGACTGGCGCTGACGCTGCTGGCCTGCTTCCTGATCGTCGCCACCGACATCGGTTCCTATGTGATCGGCCGCCGCCTCGGCCGCCATCCGCTCTCGCCGATCTCCCCGGGCAAGACGATTGAAGGAGCCCTGGGCGGGCTGGCCTGCGCCATGGCGGTGGGCGCCCTCGGCGGGCTGTGGCTGGGCTGGCGCTGGGGCGCCCTGCTGGGCGGCCTGCTCGGGGTGGTGGTGGCCCTGTTCGCCCTGGTGGGCGACCTGACCGAATCGATGATGAAGCGCGATGCCGGCCTCAAGGATTCCGGTGATGTGATCCCCGGCCACGGCGGTGTGCTCGATCGGATCGACAGCTATCTGTTCGTGCCGGCGGTGGTGTACTCGCTGGTGACGCTGGTGCTGCCGATCGTGCAGGGCGGCTGA
- a CDS encoding aminotransferase class I/II-fold pyridoxal phosphate-dependent enzyme → MGRLRGHPLLALLQAPPPALPLHLPAHGRGRALTPELAALLRRRPGSWDLPELPGFGGPLEPEGAVADSQARCAALFGAEHCWFGVNGATGLLQAALLALAPPGARVLLPRNLHRSLLHGCVLGQLEPLLYSLPFDPLSGLWRPPDPAHLERVLQAALATGPVAALVLVSPTYQGQEADLPALIDLAHRHGLPVLVDQAHGRGEAVAAGAELTVLSPQKNAGGLAQSAALLAQGTRPDAEAIERALLWLQTSSPSALLLASTALALEDLCSERGQRQRRRAEARGRRLRQRLETLGFSLLANGDPLRLGLLTAPLGFSGLEADAWLLERGVVAELPEPGCLTFLLGLDPPATLERLLPRRLAELRMALAAHPLTPFTAPPLPLVASPERPLGEAWRAPRRRLPLGEAVGCWAAEPLCAYPPGIPLLVPGERIDAARSAWLENQRPLWGDQIPDGVAVVDGDAPRRPGRSS, encoded by the coding sequence ATGGGTCGCCTCCGGGGCCATCCGCTGCTTGCCCTGCTGCAGGCGCCGCCGCCGGCCCTGCCCCTGCACCTGCCGGCCCATGGCCGCGGCCGCGCCCTGACGCCGGAACTGGCCGCCCTGCTGCGACGCCGTCCCGGCAGCTGGGACCTGCCCGAACTGCCGGGCTTCGGGGGCCCCCTGGAGCCGGAGGGGGCCGTCGCCGACAGCCAGGCCCGCTGTGCGGCGCTGTTCGGGGCGGAGCACTGCTGGTTCGGGGTGAACGGGGCCACCGGTCTGCTGCAGGCGGCTCTGCTCGCCCTGGCCCCTCCGGGCGCGCGGGTGCTGCTGCCCCGCAACCTGCACCGCTCGCTCCTGCACGGCTGCGTGCTCGGCCAGCTGGAACCCTTGCTCTATTCGCTTCCCTTCGATCCGCTCTCCGGCCTGTGGCGACCGCCGGATCCCGCCCACCTCGAGCGCGTGCTGCAGGCGGCGCTGGCCACGGGCCCTGTGGCGGCACTGGTGCTGGTATCCCCCACGTATCAGGGCCAGGAGGCGGATCTGCCGGCGCTGATCGACCTGGCCCACCGCCACGGGCTGCCGGTGCTGGTGGATCAGGCCCACGGCCGGGGTGAGGCGGTGGCCGCCGGCGCCGAGCTGACGGTGCTCTCGCCCCAGAAGAACGCCGGGGGCCTGGCCCAGAGCGCCGCCCTGCTGGCCCAGGGAACGCGGCCGGATGCCGAGGCGATCGAACGGGCGCTGCTGTGGCTGCAGACCTCCAGCCCCAGCGCCCTGCTGCTGGCCTCCACGGCCCTGGCCCTCGAGGACCTGTGCAGCGAGAGGGGCCAGAGGCAGCGCCGACGGGCGGAGGCACGCGGCCGGCGGCTGCGGCAACGGCTGGAGACTCTGGGCTTCTCGCTGCTGGCCAACGGCGACCCGCTGCGGCTGGGGCTGCTCACAGCGCCCCTCGGTTTCTCGGGCCTGGAGGCCGATGCCTGGCTGCTGGAGCGGGGCGTGGTGGCGGAGCTGCCGGAGCCGGGCTGCCTCACCTTCCTGCTCGGCCTCGATCCCCCCGCGACCCTGGAGCGGCTGCTGCCCAGGCGGCTGGCGGAGCTGCGGATGGCCCTGGCGGCGCATCCGCTGACACCGTTCACCGCGCCGCCGCTGCCGCTGGTGGCCTCACCGGAGCGGCCGCTGGGGGAGGCCTGGCGCGCCCCGCGCCGCCGCCTGCCGCTGGGGGAGGCCGTGGGCTGCTGGGCCGCCGAGCCGCTCTGCGCATACCCCCCCGGCATTCCGCTCCTGGTGCCGGGTGAACGGATCGACGCCGCCCGCTCCGCCTGGCTGGAGAACCAGCGCCCTCTCTGGGGGGATCAGATCCCTGACGGGGTGGCGGTGGTGGACGGCGACGCTCCGCGGCGGCCTGGGCGCAGTTCGTGA
- a CDS encoding AarF/ABC1/UbiB kinase family protein, whose protein sequence is MEGQWAHLRYYPVADRRWLLLRPWIWIPRLLVILWTLGSLALSLITQGNSRDQRVQRRLAQRILSSLTSLGPCFIKVGQALSTRPDLVRRDWLEELTKLQDDLPPFSHDQALAILQEELGAPAASLFAQFPDYPVAAASLGQVYKARLHDGHWVAVKIQRPDLPFLLRRDLVLLRALAVLVAPLLPLNLGFGLGEIIDEFGSTLFEEIDYRLEADNAERFAGFFAASPQVTVPAVERSLSSRRVLTTTWIEGVKMQSRRELESHLLDPTALIRTGVIAGLQQLLEFGYFHADPHPGNLFALPGQTDGMGHVGYVDFGMMDSLSNEDRLTLTGAVVHLINRDFEALAKDFVALGFLNPSTDLTPIVPALEEVLGGTLGENVGNFNFKAITDRFSELMYDYPFRVPSRFALIIRAVVAQEGLAMRLNPQFRIIRVAYPYVARRLLAGDTAEMREKLMEVIFDRQGRLRVERLENLLAVVESDSGSAGDLLPVARDGLRLLFGREGSSLRQRLLLSLVADDRLNTDDLQALLQLLGSRFSPRRLATGLLSRLNPLAA, encoded by the coding sequence ATTGAGGGACAGTGGGCCCATCTCCGCTACTACCCCGTCGCCGATCGTCGCTGGCTGCTGCTGCGCCCCTGGATCTGGATCCCGCGGCTGCTGGTGATTCTCTGGACCCTCGGCAGCCTGGCGCTGAGCCTGATCACCCAGGGCAACAGCCGCGATCAACGCGTGCAGCGGCGCCTGGCCCAGCGGATTCTGTCCAGTCTCACCAGCCTGGGCCCGTGCTTCATCAAGGTGGGCCAGGCCCTCTCCACCCGGCCGGATCTGGTGCGGCGCGACTGGCTGGAGGAGCTGACCAAACTGCAGGACGACCTGCCTCCCTTCTCCCACGACCAGGCGCTGGCGATCCTTCAGGAGGAACTGGGGGCGCCGGCCGCCAGTCTGTTTGCCCAGTTCCCGGATTATCCGGTGGCGGCAGCCAGCCTCGGGCAGGTCTACAAGGCACGGCTCCATGATGGCCACTGGGTGGCGGTGAAGATCCAGCGGCCAGATCTGCCCTTCCTGCTGCGCCGCGATCTGGTGCTGCTGCGCGCCCTGGCCGTGCTGGTGGCACCGCTCCTGCCTCTGAATCTGGGTTTCGGGCTGGGGGAGATCATCGACGAGTTCGGCTCCACCCTGTTCGAGGAGATCGACTACCGGCTGGAGGCCGATAACGCCGAGCGGTTCGCCGGGTTCTTCGCCGCCAGCCCCCAGGTGACCGTTCCCGCGGTGGAGCGCTCCCTGTCGTCGCGCCGGGTGCTGACGACCACCTGGATCGAGGGGGTGAAGATGCAGAGCCGCCGCGAGCTCGAATCCCATCTGCTCGATCCCACCGCCCTGATCCGCACCGGCGTGATCGCGGGACTCCAGCAGCTGCTGGAATTCGGCTATTTTCATGCCGATCCCCACCCCGGCAACCTGTTCGCCCTGCCAGGGCAGACCGACGGCATGGGGCATGTGGGCTATGTCGATTTCGGCATGATGGATTCCCTCAGCAATGAGGACCGCCTCACCCTCACCGGCGCGGTGGTGCATCTGATCAACCGCGACTTCGAGGCCCTGGCCAAGGATTTCGTCGCCCTTGGCTTCCTCAATCCCAGCACCGATCTCACCCCGATCGTGCCGGCTCTGGAGGAGGTTCTCGGTGGCACACTGGGCGAGAATGTCGGCAATTTCAACTTCAAGGCGATCACCGATCGCTTCTCGGAGTTGATGTACGACTACCCCTTCCGCGTGCCGTCGCGTTTCGCCCTGATCATCCGTGCCGTGGTGGCCCAGGAAGGTCTGGCGATGCGGCTCAACCCCCAGTTCCGGATCATCCGCGTCGCCTATCCCTACGTGGCCCGCCGTCTGCTCGCCGGCGACACCGCCGAGATGCGCGAGAAGCTGATGGAGGTGATCTTCGATCGTCAGGGCCGCCTGCGGGTGGAGCGCCTCGAGAACCTGCTGGCGGTGGTCGAGAGCGACAGCGGCTCGGCCGGCGATCTGCTGCCGGTGGCCCGCGACGGCCTGCGCCTGCTGTTCGGCCGGGAGGGAAGCAGCCTGCGGCAGCGCCTGCTGCTGTCGCTGGTGGCGGACGATCGGCTCAACACCGATGACCTGCAGGCCCTGCTCCAGCTGCTCGGCAGCCGCTTCTCCCCGCGACGCCTGGCCACCGGTCTGCTCAGCCGGCTCAATCCCCTGGCGGCCTGA
- a CDS encoding RpoD/SigA family RNA polymerase sigma factor produces MPISIAVATSSNPLAPTGDLLRSYLRDIGRVPLLSHEQEITLGRQVQELMQIEELREELRLRSGGEEPSPEVLAEATGLTPVQLRRRLQAGRRAKERMVAANLRLVVSVAKKYTRRNMELLDLIQEGTIGLVRGVEKFDPTRGYKFSTYAYWWIRQGITRAIAEKSRTIRLPIHITETLNKLKKGQRELSQELGRTPTVSELAQFVELPEEEVKDLLWRARQPVSLETRIGDSEDTELLDLLACDGVRPDELVDGECLKGDLRALLEQLPELQGKVLKMRYGIDGGEPMSLTSIARTLGMSRDKTRNLERRALEGIRNQSPVLEAYLAA; encoded by the coding sequence ATGCCCATCTCCATCGCCGTCGCCACCAGCTCCAACCCGCTGGCCCCCACCGGCGATCTGCTGCGCTCCTACCTGCGTGACATCGGCCGCGTGCCGCTGCTCAGCCATGAGCAGGAGATCACCCTCGGCCGTCAGGTGCAGGAGCTGATGCAGATCGAGGAGCTGCGCGAGGAATTGCGCCTGCGCTCCGGCGGCGAGGAACCCAGCCCCGAGGTGCTCGCCGAAGCCACCGGACTGACACCGGTGCAGCTGCGTCGCCGCCTGCAGGCCGGCCGCCGCGCCAAGGAGCGCATGGTCGCCGCCAACCTGCGCCTGGTGGTGAGCGTCGCCAAGAAGTACACCCGCCGCAACATGGAGCTTCTGGATCTGATCCAGGAGGGCACGATCGGCCTGGTGCGCGGCGTCGAGAAGTTCGACCCCACCCGCGGCTACAAGTTCTCCACCTACGCCTACTGGTGGATCCGCCAGGGCATCACCCGGGCGATCGCCGAGAAGAGCCGCACGATCCGCTTGCCGATCCACATCACTGAGACGCTCAACAAACTCAAGAAGGGCCAGCGTGAGCTCAGCCAGGAGCTGGGTCGCACCCCCACCGTCAGCGAGCTCGCCCAGTTCGTCGAGCTGCCCGAGGAGGAGGTGAAGGATCTGTTGTGGCGGGCCCGCCAGCCGGTGAGCCTCGAGACGCGGATCGGCGACAGCGAGGACACCGAACTGCTCGACCTGCTCGCCTGCGATGGCGTGCGGCCTGATGAGCTCGTCGATGGCGAATGCCTCAAGGGCGACCTGCGCGCCCTGCTCGAGCAGCTGCCGGAGCTGCAGGGCAAGGTGCTGAAGATGCGCTACGGCATCGATGGCGGTGAGCCGATGAGCCTCACCTCGATCGCCCGCACCCTGGGCATGAGCCGCGACAAGACCCGCAATCTGGAGCGCCGCGCTCTCGAAGGTATCCGCAATCAGTCGCCGGTTCTCGAGGCCTACCTGGCAGCCTGA
- a CDS encoding Coenzyme F420 hydrogenase/dehydrogenase, beta subunit C-terminal domain, producing MAPHERARPLAPGSPYPARDLCSQCGLCDSRWIAYVRRACAFLEQRFEAMEEHAHGRSRDLDNEDELYFGVHQRMLTARLRQPIEGAQWTGIVSRLGVRALETGLVDAVLCVTQSADDRFTPVPILARTPEEVLSARVNKPTLSPNLKVLEQLPGSGIRRLLAIGVGCQIQALRAVQDSLPLEQLYVLGLPCVDNVSREGLQTFLESTVSSPETVVHYEFMQDFRIHFRHSDGREETVPFFGLDTPKLKDVFAPSCLSCFDYTNAGADLVVGYMGATFGRQWLTVRNDRGAELLALVEDELDTAPVTSRGDRRAAVQQGIEAYDKALKLPRWLAELFGLVIGRIGPQGLEYGRFSIDSHFTRNALWVRRNHPAMADRHIPAFARRIISRYRLPSL from the coding sequence CTGGCCCCCCATGAGCGGGCCCGGCCCCTGGCCCCGGGCAGCCCCTATCCCGCCCGCGATCTCTGCAGCCAGTGCGGGCTGTGCGACAGCCGCTGGATTGCCTACGTGCGCCGGGCCTGCGCCTTCCTTGAGCAACGCTTCGAGGCGATGGAGGAGCACGCCCACGGCCGCAGCCGCGACCTCGACAACGAGGACGAGCTCTATTTCGGGGTGCACCAGCGCATGCTCACCGCCCGGCTGCGCCAGCCGATCGAAGGCGCGCAGTGGACCGGCATCGTCAGCCGGCTCGGCGTGCGCGCTCTCGAGACGGGCCTGGTGGATGCGGTGCTGTGCGTCACCCAGAGCGCCGATGACCGCTTCACGCCGGTGCCGATCCTGGCCCGCACCCCGGAGGAGGTGCTCTCGGCGCGGGTGAACAAGCCCACGCTTTCCCCCAACCTCAAGGTGCTCGAGCAGCTGCCGGGCAGCGGCATCAGGCGCCTGCTGGCGATCGGCGTGGGCTGCCAGATCCAGGCCCTGCGCGCCGTGCAGGACAGCCTGCCGCTCGAGCAGCTCTATGTGCTCGGCCTTCCCTGCGTCGACAACGTCTCACGAGAAGGACTGCAGACCTTTCTCGAGAGCACCGTCAGCTCACCGGAGACGGTGGTGCACTACGAGTTCATGCAGGACTTCCGCATCCATTTCCGCCATAGCGACGGGCGCGAGGAGACAGTGCCCTTCTTCGGCCTGGACACACCGAAGCTGAAGGACGTGTTCGCCCCCAGCTGCCTGAGCTGCTTCGACTACACGAACGCCGGCGCCGATCTGGTGGTGGGCTACATGGGCGCCACCTTCGGGCGCCAGTGGCTCACGGTGCGCAATGACCGCGGCGCCGAGCTGCTGGCCCTGGTGGAGGACGAACTCGACACGGCGCCGGTGACCAGCCGTGGCGACCGCCGTGCCGCGGTGCAGCAGGGCATCGAGGCGTATGACAAGGCCCTGAAGCTGCCGCGCTGGCTGGCCGAGCTGTTCGGCCTGGTGATCGGCCGCATCGGCCCGCAGGGTCTGGAGTACGGCCGCTTTTCCATCGATTCCCACTTCACCCGCAACGCTCTGTGGGTGCGCCGCAACCACCCCGCCATGGCCGATCGCCACATCCCGGCCTTCGCCCGGCGGATCATCAGCCGCTACCGGCTCCCCTCCCTGTGA
- a CDS encoding RodZ family helix-turn-helix domain-containing protein, translating into MTPPPPNLQARAAAIAPLRRRGHQLLGRFLRRSRSVAVPRAEVSADPFLEVGRRLRVARESRGLSLRQLAQETRISITVLEALEKGWRDRLPEPAYLRTMLALLEQHLAFEQGCLEAALPASSTRRLRSNRQAHPARVPLTSIALFATLQGAVLYGVACLLLIYGLNRQQQRLVVQGLLPLQTVPARPSLPSESPGAGARERARVVAAYPELWPLERARRGQGLLLLRRQNAGSSAPPDASPGESTETAADGAGARPGRPGPQDPVAAPPRP; encoded by the coding sequence GTGACGCCCCCTCCACCGAACCTGCAGGCTCGCGCCGCGGCCATCGCCCCCCTCAGGCGTCGGGGGCACCAACTGCTGGGCCGTTTTCTGCGTCGTTCCAGGTCCGTTGCCGTCCCCCGCGCTGAGGTCAGCGCCGATCCGTTTCTGGAGGTGGGACGCCGCCTGCGCGTGGCGCGCGAGTCCCGCGGCCTGAGCCTGCGTCAGCTGGCCCAGGAGACCCGCATCAGCATCACGGTGCTGGAGGCCCTGGAGAAGGGCTGGCGCGACCGCCTTCCCGAACCCGCCTACCTGCGCACGATGCTGGCCCTGCTCGAACAGCATCTCGCCTTTGAGCAGGGTTGTCTCGAAGCGGCTCTGCCGGCGTCCAGCACGCGCCGGTTGCGCAGCAACCGTCAGGCCCATCCCGCGCGCGTGCCGCTCACCTCGATCGCCCTCTTCGCCACCTTGCAGGGTGCGGTTCTGTATGGCGTGGCCTGCCTGCTGCTGATCTACGGGCTCAACCGCCAGCAACAGCGTCTGGTGGTTCAGGGGTTGTTGCCGCTGCAGACCGTGCCCGCCAGGCCATCGCTGCCCTCCGAGTCTCCCGGCGCCGGTGCGCGCGAGCGGGCCCGCGTGGTGGCTGCCTATCCGGAGCTCTGGCCCCTGGAGCGGGCTCGCCGCGGCCAGGGTCTGCTGTTGCTGCGCCGACAGAACGCGGGGTCCTCCGCCCCGCCCGATGCGTCCCCGGGAGAGTCGACCGAAACGGCCGCCGACGGGGCCGGTGCTCGGCCCGGGAGGCCCGGGCCTCAGGACCCGGTCGCTGCGCCGCCGCGCCCGTGA
- a CDS encoding PliI family lysozyme inhibitor of I-type lysozyme, giving the protein MSLPLSPRVSAVVLAGCGSVLAMATAVLAAPYQNTLQLQGVTFKVQATGEGSTQQLTVEAERDGKPLAVKRLAIDGAVMGAEVEDLNSDGEPELFVYTQSAGSGSYGAVWAWSVSRRGGLLPIRLGAMNSRDSSGYRGHDRFAVVETSLVRRFPIYLPGDTNARPTGGTRQVTYKLMPEGSSLQLQPVSATQF; this is encoded by the coding sequence GTGTCCCTGCCCCTTTCCCCTCGTGTTTCCGCTGTCGTCCTGGCGGGCTGCGGCAGCGTCCTCGCCATGGCGACGGCCGTGCTGGCGGCTCCGTATCAGAACACCCTGCAGCTCCAGGGCGTCACCTTCAAGGTGCAGGCGACGGGGGAGGGCTCGACCCAGCAGCTGACGGTGGAGGCCGAGCGCGATGGCAAGCCGCTGGCCGTCAAAAGGCTGGCCATCGATGGCGCGGTGATGGGGGCCGAGGTCGAGGACCTCAACAGCGATGGCGAGCCCGAGCTGTTCGTCTACACCCAGAGTGCCGGTAGCGGCAGCTACGGCGCGGTGTGGGCCTGGAGCGTTAGCCGCCGGGGTGGGCTGCTGCCGATCCGCCTGGGGGCGATGAACTCCAGGGATTCCAGCGGCTACCGCGGCCATGACCGCTTCGCCGTCGTCGAAACCAGCCTGGTGCGCCGCTTCCCGATCTATCTGCCGGGCGACACCAATGCCCGCCCCACCGGCGGCACCCGCCAGGTCACCTACAAGCTGATGCCTGAGGGATCGTCCCTGCAGCTGCAACCGGTGAGCGCCACGCAGTTCTGA